The segment CGTAATTATGTAGCTACTGGCTGCGGTGCAGCTGATAATTACATCTGCTTGATTAAAATAGTCAAATAAGTTTTCAAAACGAATGGCCCGGCCGCCGAATTCCTCCGCCATAGCCACTGCCTTATCATAAGAACGGTTGGCCACCAGTACGGAATTCACTCCGTGAGAAACCAAATGCTTTGCCGTGAGGCCGCTCATTTTTCCAGCCCCGATAATTAACACCGATTTGCCTGTCAAATCATTAAATGTCTGCTTGGCCAATTCTACCGCCGCGTAGCTGATGGAAACAGCGTTTTGGTCAATCTTTGTCTCGGTACGCACCCGCTTACCCACGGTAATAGCTTGTTGGAATAAGGTATTCAGCACGCCGTTGGTGGCACCTTGGTCTCTGGAAATTTCATAAGCTTCCCGAACTTGGCCCAGGACTTGCGTTTCACCCAGTATCATTGAATCCAATCCTGACGCAACACGGAAAATATGACGAACTGCATCGTACAAAGTATGCACATAGATAAAGTCCCTAATATCAGCCGTGGTGAGACCGCAGCTTTCTGCCAAAAATGCTTTGATACCCGCAAGTCCTGTATCAACATCGGTAACAGCGGCATAAACCTCGGTGCGATTACAAGTTGAAAGGATGGTACAACCGTGGACATGCTTTTTTTCTTTTAAGCGTGGAAAAGCCTCCTCGAGTTTTTCATAAGGAAAAGATAACTTTTCCCTAACCTCTACCGGTGCTGTTTTGTGATTAAGGCCTACTGTGAGGATATACATTGGTTGATCCGCTCCTTCACTTTTCTCTCGTCCCCAACTCGCACCAAATCCAGCAAGTCAGATTTACCAACGAAGTACAAATAGACTGGTGTTATTCGGGGTCGGTATTTTTTAAATTATTTCATTGCGGTTACCCCAAGAGAAGCAAATAATCTTGATATTCAGTACAAACTCCTGCTCAAACTGCCGGCAAAGCTTAGCCGCAAATGTAGGACTGGTATCGTTAGTAAGCTGTAATGGTCAAATCACCTTGACGCATTTTCCACAGTAACTTCTTATTATTATACTATTCCCGTGTGAGTTTGAGAAATAATTAACAAACACATTAAACATTTCGTGATAAAGAGAATATTTCCTGCTAAAACATATGGTTTCCTAAAAAAATTAGTTAAACACA is part of the Metallumcola ferriviriculae genome and harbors:
- the hemA gene encoding glutamyl-tRNA reductase, translated to MYILTVGLNHKTAPVEVREKLSFPYEKLEEAFPRLKEKKHVHGCTILSTCNRTEVYAAVTDVDTGLAGIKAFLAESCGLTTADIRDFIYVHTLYDAVRHIFRVASGLDSMILGETQVLGQVREAYEISRDQGATNGVLNTLFQQAITVGKRVRTETKIDQNAVSISYAAVELAKQTFNDLTGKSVLIIGAGKMSGLTAKHLVSHGVNSVLVANRSYDKAVAMAEEFGGRAIRFENLFDYFNQADVIISCTAASSYIITAEKTAAVRRDYHKPLFMIDIAVPRDIDPEIAEIDGVQLKDIDELQYVVDKNLAERKKLAADAEVIIEEEIASFFKWLSSLFVVPTIKALRQKAENIKENELERAINRLGSLSEREKKVIGSLANSITNQLLHDPIINLKEYATTHQGHLYAEILQNLFGLEVEGQKMKKKDIGQKPVTIHSSKK